GGAAGGCGGGCGGTGACGGTGTCGATCAATGCAACGTCCGGCATTGCCGGATTTATTTTTCCTGGCGATCGCGTGGATCTTATTCTTACTCATGGAATTCGCCTGAATTCGGGTGAAAACGCAAGAGTGAAGCGGGTGAGTGAAACCGTTCTTCGCAACATTCGTATCCTTGCCGTCGATCAAAAAACGGACGATCAGAACGGCGAGGTCGAAATTGCCCAGACCGCGACCCTAGAAGTGACGACAAAACAGGCGGAAATGATCGTCATGCTGACGGAAATGGGCAAGCTTTCCCTAAGCCTGCGCAGTCTTGCGGAAAATTCCATTCCGCTGGCGAGGCCAGGAAAAAATCAGCGCAGCTACACATGGGACAGCGAGGTCAGCCCTCTCATCGCCAGCGAAACGCGACCGATTATGGTCACCCGTGGTTCCAAGCAAGAAGAAATCCGGTTTTAGGGGAATGGGGATGCGCAGCTTTCTTGCCATTGTAATCGGGCTTTTCATTTTTGCGGCGACGCCGTCGGCATTGCCGCTTCACGCGTCCGTGAATGCCGAGTTTATCACGGCGCTTGATCGACCGGTGACGATCGAGATCAACGAAGGCCAACTGATCCGCCTGGCCGGGCGGGCGGCCTCTGTCTTTATCGCCAATCCTGAGATTGCCGACATTCAGGTGAAATCGCCGAAGATTCTCTATCTCTTCGGCAAGCAGGCCGGTGAAACAACACTCTATGCCGTAGACGAAGCCGGCAACCTTCTCCTCAATTCAAAGGTCCGTGTAAATCACAGCCTAACCCGTCTGCGGCGTGCGGTTCGTGAGCTTGTGCCGGGAAGCCCGGTACAGGTGGCGTCCGTGGGAGGCGCGCTCGTGGTTAGCGGCCAGGTTTCCTCTGCTCGCGATGCGGAGGAAATCCGTCGTCTGGCGGCCCGCTTCGTTACGGAGGAGGGCGATTTGATCTATCGCCTTAACGTTACCGGCCCCAATCAGGTCAACCTTCGGGTTCGTGTAACGGAGGTTCAGCGCGAGGTCATGAAGGAATTTGGCATCAATTGGGACATCATGGGGACAAGCCGGGATATCGCCCTTGGTATTGCGACTGGCAACCCGATTGTTGCAGGTGGTGCCCTTGCGATTGCCGATCCGGCGTTGCGCGCAGGCGCGATCGCGACGCGACAAAGTTTCGGGTCGACGGCAACAAACAGTCTTTTCGGCTCGGCTTCGAAAGGCGGGCTGGACCTGAATGGGTTGATTGATGCCCTTGAAGATGAAGGGCTGATTACGATCCTGGCAGAGCCGAATCTCACCGCCGTTTCCGGTGAGACAGCAAGCTTTCTTGCCGGTGGTGAATTTCCAATATTGGTGCCCCAGGACGAGGACACCATTACCGTCGAATTTAAAAAATTCGGTGTCAGTCTCGCATTTACGCCGACGATTTTGGATGATTCGCGAATAAGCCTCCGCGTTCGCCCCGAGGTCAGCCAATTGTCCAGCAATGGCGCCGTTGTTCTCAACAATATCAGCATCCCGGCGCTGACAACGCGGCGCGCGGAAACCACGGTTGAACTTAGCAGCGGCCAGACCTTTGCGATTGCGGGGCTGATGCAAAACAACGTGCAGAATTCGGTCAGTAAATTTCCCGGCCTTGGGGATTTGCCAATCATCGGTAGCCTTTTTCGCTCGACAAGTTTTCAGCGGAACGAGACGGAACTGGCCATCATCGTGACGCCTTACCTCGTGCGTCCGGTGTCGTCTGCCAAGGCATTGGGGGCGACGGATGGCCTAAGGATGCCGTCCGATTTTGAACGCATCGTCGAAGGACGGGTGTTCAAAGATGTGGCACCTGAGAAGGGTGGCAAGGCCACCCCCCCACACAAGCCGCGCCTGGTGGGCCCGGCCGGTTTTTCGCTGGATTAGGAGGAAAGGATGCGTTCGGTTCAAACAGCGATGCGACCTCTTCTGGCAGCCATGCTACTTGGCGCGCTGGTCGGTTGCGCCCCCGTTACCAAGGCGGATCTGGCGGTAAACGAAACCCCAAAGCAACTGGCGGTCGAATGGTCGCGCGAGACGCACCTCGTTGCCTTTGCGCCCAATGAAGCAGCTCTTGGCAAGGACGCGAAGGCCGCACTCACCGGCTTCCTGGGAAAAAACTACACCGGCCCGGACGATAGCATCCTGATCAATCCCGGCGCCTCGGTCGATGGAAGGAATGCCCTTTTCAAAGCGCGGGGAAGGGGGCTGCAGAATTTTCTTGCGGACATCGGCTATGCCTCATCGGTGTTGCCCTCGAATGCCGGGGTCGAGAACAGCGCGATTGTCGCCGTCGAACGTTATGCCGTGACGTTTCCTGATTGCCCGGACTGGCATCAGGCACCGCCGTTTACGAACGGGGTCTGGAGCAATTACGGATGCGCGAATGCGGTGAATTTGGGACAGATGATCGCCGATCCCAGGGATTTGGTGACCGGACGCGATCTTGGTCCGGCGGACGGTACCGTTGCGGCAGCGGCGGTGGCGCGCTACCGCAAGGGTGAAGTAAAGGAATTGAAAAAAGAGGCAACGGTGGACGATGGCGGCGACAAATAACCTTGTAGAAACGCCCGTTTTGCATCCGGAGGCAGACCCGTTTCTGGCCTTTGTTTCGGACGATGTTACCCATGAGACTCTGGACCTTCTGGCAAAGCAGCAGCAATGGCCTGGAAAAGCGGTTTTTTCCGGTGGCGTGGCGGCGGCAATCGAGGCGTTGGGTTCGCGCCCGGCACCGGGTCTTCTCATTGTCGATTTGACGGATTCGCAGCAACCCCTGGCGGATGTGCACAATCTGGCCGAAGTTTGCGACATTGGCACGACGGTGATCGCAATCGGAGCTGTGAACGATGTGCAGTTGTTCCGCGCACTTCTGGATGCGGGCGTTACCGATTATTTGGTCAAGCCGGTTACGTTTGAAGCCTTTGAGCGGGCAATCCATTCGCTTTCCAGCGCAAAAGCGAAAACAGAAGAAAACAGCCCCGGCAGGCTGATTACCATCGTCGGCGCGCGTGGCGGGGTTGGTGCCAGCACGCTTGCCGTAAACAGTGCGTGGCTGATTGCAAACGAACAGAAGCGGCGCGTGGCATTGGTGGACGTGGATCTCCAATTCGGCACGGTTTCCCTTTCCCTGGATGTCGAACCAAGTAGGGGGTTTCGCGAAGCCTTGGAAAATCCAGAGCGAATCGACGAACTTTTCGTAGCCAGCGTTCTCGTCCATGAGGGCGATAATCTTTACGTTCTTGGCGCGGAAGAAGCCCTGGACGAGACGCTCGCCTTTGATCCGCAAGGGCTCCATCGCATGCTTGTCGAGCTTCGCCGAAATTTTGAATGCGTGATCCTTGACCTTCCCCGTGGGCTGGCGCTGCGTTATTACGAAGCGTTGGAGAAATCTGCGATTGTTGCGGTTGTGACGGATTTTTCGCTGGTCGGCATGCGTGATTCCGCCCGTCTTCGTTCTCTTATTCGCAGCGTTGCACCGCGCGCGAAAATCTCCGTTCTTGTCAATCGCACGCGACCGGAAGACGGAAGCGACGTGCCTAGAAGCGCTTTTGAAGAAGCGATCGGCATGCCGATCGATGAAATTATTCCCTATGACCGCAAGGCAATCGCGTTTGCCAACCGGTCTGGAAAGCCGGCACCTGCCGTTATGACGGGCAGTGCGCTGGCCAAAGCCTGCCGAAAAATAAGCCATATTTTGTCCGGGGTGAAAGCCGTCAAGAAAAGCTTCCCCCTCATAAAACTGTTCAAGCAATGAAAACACG
The Rhodospirillaceae bacterium DNA segment above includes these coding regions:
- a CDS encoding pilus assembly protein, coding for MGMRSFLAIVIGLFIFAATPSALPLHASVNAEFITALDRPVTIEINEGQLIRLAGRAASVFIANPEIADIQVKSPKILYLFGKQAGETTLYAVDEAGNLLLNSKVRVNHSLTRLRRAVRELVPGSPVQVASVGGALVVSGQVSSARDAEEIRRLAARFVTEEGDLIYRLNVTGPNQVNLRVRVTEVQREVMKEFGINWDIMGTSRDIALGIATGNPIVAGGALAIADPALRAGAIATRQSFGSTATNSLFGSASKGGLDLNGLIDALEDEGLITILAEPNLTAVSGETASFLAGGEFPILVPQDEDTITVEFKKFGVSLAFTPTILDDSRISLRVRPEVSQLSSNGAVVLNNISIPALTTRRAETTVELSSGQTFAIAGLMQNNVQNSVSKFPGLGDLPIIGSLFRSTSFQRNETELAIIVTPYLVRPVSSAKALGATDGLRMPSDFERIVEGRVFKDVAPEKGGKATPPHKPRLVGPAGFSLD
- a CDS encoding pilus assembly protein CpaE yields the protein MAATNNLVETPVLHPEADPFLAFVSDDVTHETLDLLAKQQQWPGKAVFSGGVAAAIEALGSRPAPGLLIVDLTDSQQPLADVHNLAEVCDIGTTVIAIGAVNDVQLFRALLDAGVTDYLVKPVTFEAFERAIHSLSSAKAKTEENSPGRLITIVGARGGVGASTLAVNSAWLIANEQKRRVALVDVDLQFGTVSLSLDVEPSRGFREALENPERIDELFVASVLVHEGDNLYVLGAEEALDETLAFDPQGLHRMLVELRRNFECVILDLPRGLALRYYEALEKSAIVAVVTDFSLVGMRDSARLRSLIRSVAPRAKISVLVNRTRPEDGSDVPRSAFEEAIGMPIDEIIPYDRKAIAFANRSGKPAPAVMTGSALAKACRKISHILSGVKAVKKSFPLIKLFKQ
- the cpaB gene encoding Flp pilus assembly protein CpaB, yielding MASFFSFLSLRSIALILMAIVLSVGTALFARGWIHAERVALAAQSGIREPSAPAMAILVVRDDLPAGSFVKPNQLRWQAWPEESLSPAYIVKGKGKREDFVDSVVRSGIAAGEPITEGRIVRPGERGFLAAVLTPGRRAVTVSINATSGIAGFIFPGDRVDLILTHGIRLNSGENARVKRVSETVLRNIRILAVDQKTDDQNGEVEIAQTATLEVTTKQAEMIVMLTEMGKLSLSLRSLAENSIPLARPGKNQRSYTWDSEVSPLIASETRPIMVTRGSKQEEIRF